The Angustibacter sp. Root456 genome includes the window GCGCTCGGGCGCGGCGTCATCAGCCTTCGCGCTGGCCCCTGCGCTCACCGCCTCCGGCGTCGGCTCCGCGATGGCGTCGTCCGGCGCCACCTCGCTGAGCAACGGCGTCCGGCGTCGGCGCGCTCGCTCCCCCGACGCCCGACGCGCGCCGGCGGCCACTGCGTCGGCACCCCGCGCCGAGCGCGCGGACCGGCCGCGGTCGAGCGGGATCACCCGCCCCTCCTCGCTCACGCCGTGGTGCCCATCGCTCGGGTCCAGCGCTCGGCCGCGCCCAACGCGGACTGGATCGCCGGCAGCACGCTCGGCTCGGGGCCCCGGCCGCTGGCGACGAACGCCCGGAACGCCTCTGCCGTCGTGAACGCTGGCTCGAACCCGAGCACCTCGCGCATGCGCGTGGTGTCGAGCACCCGGCCGAACGCCATGTGCTGCAGGTGCTCGGGCGGGAGGTTCGCCAGTCGAGCCCGGCGCACCACCTGGCTCAGCCACCCGCTGGCAGGCAGCGGCACCGGCACCGTCGGGTGGCCGGCGAGGCGGGCCGCCTGGCTCACCGTCACCACCCCGTCCCCGGCGACGTTGACCAGCCCCACGCCCTCGGTGACCGTGGCCGCGACGAGCGCACCGACGGCGTCGTCCTCGTGCACGAACTGCAGCCGGCCGTCGAAACCCAGCACGGTCGGCACGACCGGCAGCGTGAAGTAGTCGGTGAGCACCGTCGAGATGCCCGGGCCGATGATGTTGGCGAACCGCAGCACCGAAACATCGACGTCGGCGCGACGCCGGGAGAAGCCGCGCACGTAGCCCTCGACCTCGATGGAGTCCTTGGCGAATCCCGTGCGGGGCAACGCCTTGGGGCCCATCTCCTCGGTGAACATCGCCGGGTCGCGCGGGGACGAGCCGTAGACCGACCCGCTGCTCTTGACCACCAGCCGCTGCACGCTGGGCGCCTTCTGGCAGGCCGCGAGCAGCTGCATCGTGCCGATGACGTTGATCTCCTTCATCGTCACCCGGCCCCCCGCTGACAGCGGGGTGGCGATGACGTTGAGGTGCGCCACGGTGTCGACGTTCGCCTGGCTGATGACCTTGGCGATGATCGGGTTGCGGATGTCGGCGCGCACGAAGTCGGCGCCGCCGATCGGGTGCGGCGGCGGCACGACGTCGACGCCGATGACGCGGTCGACGCCGGGGTGCTCGGTGAGCACGCGCGCGAAGCGACCGCCCAGGTACCGGGACACGCCGGTGACGAGCACCACCTGCCCCATACCTGCTCACCCGCCTTCGTCAGTGCGTGTGGTCGCGCCTCAGGGTATGCGAAACGGCCCCCGACCTGGTGGGTGCGGGGGCCGCTTGCTCACTTCTTGTTGCGACGCTGGTGGCGCGTCTTGCGCAGCAGCTTGCGGTGCTTCTTCTTCGCCATCCGCTTGCGGCGCTTCTTGATGACCGAGCCCATGGAGTACCTCGTCGTTCGGAGATGGTCAGACGTCGACAGGCGGCCGGGAGCCTCAGCGACGCCGACCGATCCCTCCCATGGTACCGCCCGGCGCGTGACCTCCGGCACGGGCGCTCGTTGAAGCGGTCACCAGCGGCACCGGACCACCCCTCGACCCGCCGCCCGACGCCAGGAGCGCCCATGTCCGCCACCCGTCCTCGACCCCGCTCGGCCGCCCGAGCGGCTCGTCCCTCCCGTCCCTCCCGTCCGTCCGGCCCCGCTCGTCGCGCCCTGGCCGTCGGGGGACTGCTGAGCGCCGTCGCGCTGGTGGCGGCTGGCCTGCCTGCGGGGGCGGCCGCCGTCGAGGCCAGTCCTCACCTGCCCCTGCTGGACGGCGCCACCGACAATCTCGACGCCGTGCTCGACGTGCGTGACGTCACGCGGGCCGTGCGACCCACCACCGCGCAGCGTGACGCCGCCGCCGCCCTCGTGGCCGCCTCTGGCGACGGCGCGCGGCTCACCTGGGACCGCCGTTTCGGCACGCCCCGCTCCCTGCGGCGCGACGGTGGCTACCTCACCAGCCCCCGCACCGGCGAGGCCGCCGACGTGGCGAGGGCCTGGCTGACCGAGCACGCCGACGCGTTCCGCCTCACCGACGCCGACATCGCCGCGCTGACCGTCGCGCGCGACCACGCCCTGCCCGGCACCGGCACGCACGTCGTGACGTTCGTGCAGACCTTCGACGGCAAGCCCGCAGTGCGCGGCGGCCGGATGACCGTGGCCGTGACGAAGGCCGGCGAGATCGCGTCGTACGCCGGCGACCCCGTCGGTCACGGTGACCTCACGGGGTCGTACGCGCTGAGCGCCGGCGAGGCACTCACCAAGGTGTCGGGGGCGCTGGCCCCCGGCGTCCTGTCGGCGGTCAAGCAGCTCGGCACGCGCGCGGGCTACACCGTCTTCGACCGCGGGGCGTTCGCCGGCCCGTCGTACGTCAAGCAGGTGGCCTTCCCCACCAAGGACGGCGCCCGCGCCGCCTACCGCGTGCAGTTCGTGAAGGCGCTCGACGAGGCCTGGGACGTGGTGGTCGACGCCTCCAGCGGTGCGGTGCTGTACCGCGCGTCCCTGGCCGCGCACGACGCGTCCGGAACCGTCTACGAGAACTACCCGGGAGCGCCCAGCGGAGGCCAGCCGGTGAGCCGGTCGTTCGGGCCGACGGCGCAGTCCCCCAAGGGCTGGGTCGACCCTACCGGCGTCGTCGGCACCGGCGTCACGACCATCGGCAACAACGCCAGCACCTACGCCAACTACTCCAACTTCCTGGTGCCGGCCGACCAGGCGCCGCGCCCGGTCGCACCCACCGGGCAGTTCGACTACGTGTACAAGAACCGTTGGGCCGCAACGAAGGGCAGCGCGCTGCCGCCGTCGTACGTCGAGGACCTGAACTCCGCGGCGACCAACCTCTTCTACCAGCACAACCGGATCCACGACGAGCTGTACGGCTTCGGCTTCACCGAGAGCGCCGGCAACTTCCAGGTCACGGACGGCGCCGGCACCGGAGGCCAGGGCGGCGACCCGATCCTCGGCCTGGTGCACGCTGGTGCGGCCAGCGGTGGCGCACCGACGTACACCGGACGCGACAACGCCTACATGCTCACGCTCGACGACGGCATCCCACCGTGGAGCGGCATGTTCTTGTGGGAGCCGATCGACGACGCCTTCGAGGGCCCGTTCAGCGACGGCAACTTCGACGCCAGCGTCGTCGAGCACGAGTACGTGCACGGCCTGTCGAACCGGTACGTCGCCGGGGGCAGCGCCCTGGGCTCGCAGCAGGCGGGCTCGATGGGCGAGGGCTGGGGCGACTGGTACGGCCTCAACCACCTGTTCACCGCCGGCCTGACCACCAAGGCAGTGGTGGGCCAGTACGTCACCGGCAACGCCGCCCGCGGCATCCGCAACTACGACTACGACCAGAACCCCACGGGCTTCGGTGACATCGGCTACGACGTCACCGGCCCGGAGGTGCACGCCGACGGCGAGATCTGGACCACCATGCTGTGGAACCTGCGCAAGCGCCTGGTCGCCAAGTACGGCGCCGCCAAGGGCGCGGAGGTCGCCGCCCGGCTGGTCACCGACGCCATGCCGCTCACCGCACCCGACCCGTCGTTCCTCGACGCGCGCGACGGCATCCTCGCCGCGGACGTCGACCGCTACCACGGCGACGACACCGACCTCATCTGGAGCGTCTTCGCCTCCCGCGGCGCCGGCGCCTCCGCCGTCACGCAGACCGGCGACGACACCGACCCGGTGCCGGCCTTCGACCACCCGGCCGCGGTGCGCAACGGCACGCTGTCGCTGAAGGTGGTGAACGCGACCACCGGCGCGGCCGTGAGCGGAGCCAAGGTGATCATCGGGCGCTACGAGGCGCGGGTCACCCCTGCCGCCCGCACCAGCAGCACCGGGGGCGCCGCGCTGCGCATGGTGGCCGGCAGCTACCCCGTGCTGGTGCAGGCGCCCGGCTTCGGCGTCCAGTCGTTCACGCTCGCGGTGAGCGCGGGGAAGACGACCGCGAAGACCCTGCGCCTGGCCCCGAACCTGCTGTCGACGGCATCGGGCGCGAAGGTCGTGTCGACGTCCAGCCAGGACGACGGCCTGCCCGGCACGTTCGCCTTCGACGACACCGCCGCGAGCGTCTGGCGCACGGCGACGTCCAGCACGCCGTACAACGCCGGGCCCGACCAGCGCGTCACCGTGAAGCTGGCGAAGCCGGCGACGATCGACCGGATCCAGGTGAGCGCCTTCCCGAACGTCGGCGGTGGCAGGTTCGCGACGCTGAAGGACTTCACCGTCCAGGTCTCGGACGACGGCGTCCTGTGGCGCACCGTGCGCACGGGGGCCTTCGGCTACCAGGCTCCCCGGCCGACGGCGCCCGACCTCAACTACCGCACGTTCACGCTGTCGAGCCCGGTGAAGGCCGCGTACGTGAGGTTCTTCGCCGACAGCGTGCAGGGCGACACCTCGACCGCCGCGCAGGTGGCCGAGATCCAGGCCTTCGGCTCCTCCGGCGCGCTGACCCCGACCGCGCCGGCACCTGATGCGCCGTTCACCGACAGCGGCACGATCGTCACCGGCAACCCCGCCGCGGGCGACCCGACCGGCCTGCAGAACGTCTTCGGCGTCACCGGCGCGGAGTTCACCACCACCTGCGCGCTGCCGGTCAGCAGCCAGGGCGCCGACGGGTGGGTGAGCAAGCTGCCCGCGGGCTTCGGTGACGGGCAGCACACGGTGAGCGTCACGGGCGGCGAGTCGACGCCCGCGGGCCACGACCTCGACCTGTACTTCCTGGGGTCGGACTGCTCGCTCAAGGGCAGTGCGGCCACGGCTGCGGCCGACGAGTCCACCGTGGTGCCGGGCGGCACGGCGTACGTGCTGACCCAGCTCTACACCGGCGCGAACGTGCCCTTCACGCTCACCGCGCGCGACGCGGGCTGAGCACCGCAGACGCACGCAGCGGCGGTCGGCCCCCGAGGGACCGACCGCCGCTGCGGTGAGTCAGGCGGTCTCGATGTACGAGCCGCGCAGGTAGTCGTCGACCGCCTGCTCCGGCACCCGGAAGGAGCGACCGACCCGCACGGCCGGCAGCTCGCCCGCGTGCACGAGCCGGTACACGGTCATCTTCGACACCCGCATGATCGACGCGACCTCGGCGACGGTCAGGAACCGCACCTCGGCGAGCTTGTTGTCCTTCGGCATGTGTCCACCGGTCCTATGACAGGGCGCGGCGTCGCCGGCTTCCCCACCGGCGATCGACCGCGCGGGTCCACCATAGGGGCTGGTGTGACTCCTGGGGAAGTCCTGGGATCACGATTCACCCGGGTGGTCAAGCACCTAGCGCCCTGCGGCGTGTCGGGATGCTCTCCGGTAGCCACTCACGTCGATCCGACGAGGTGGGCGTAGACCACGATGTTGTCGAGGTAGTGCCCCGTGCGGTGGTTGAACGCACCGCCGCACGTGATCAGTCGCAGCTCCGCTCGGTGACGCGCCGTCCCGTAGACCCGCTCCGTCGGAAAGCGCGCCTTGGGGTACCGGCCGACCTCGTCGACGACGAACCGAGCGACCAGGCCGTCGGCTCGCGTGACGAGCACGGCATCTCCGCGCTTCAGGGCACCGAGCTTGAAGAACACCGCAGGGCCGGCCTTGGAGTCCACGTGACCGGCCAGCACCGCGGGCCCCAGCTCGCCGGGCGCCGGTCCATCGGCGTACCAACCGACCTGGTCGAACCGCGACGGCGCAGCCAGCTGCCCGCGAGAGTCGAGGGCCAGGTCGACCAGCGGAGTGACATCGACGCCGAGCGACGGGAGGCGAAGGCGCACCGGTCGCGAACGGTCGAGCACCGGCCCGAAGTCGGCGGCTGGGGCAACGGAACCCCCTGCGGTACCGGACGAGGACGCCGGCGCGCTCGGGGTGCTCGACGGCGCGGCACTGCTCGTCGCCGGCGCTACGGTCTCGGTGCGGTGGGCGGGTTGCGGCGGTCCACCCGATGACCTGAAGCCGGCCACCAGGAGCACGACCGCGGCCGCGGCCAGCACCGTCGTGGCCACCGCGGCGACGCCGCGGTGGCCACGGCCGAGGGCCGGCCCCTGGCCGTGGGGCCGCTCAGGCGGCTGCCCACCCTCACCCTCGGCGCGGTGCCGCATCAGACTCGCGACCGCTCTCGACGGACCAGGTAGCTACCGGAACCGAGCGCCAGCAGCATCAGGGCACCACCGGCGAGCAGCAGCCCCTCGTCCACCCCGCCGGCAGCGCCGCCAGCGCCGGTCTCGACCGCTCCGGCGGGCATGGCCCGCAGCGCACCGCAGAGCGCCGGGTCGGTCGCCTCAGTGGGCAGGCTGGGGTCGAGGTCGCTCTTGGCCGCACCGTCGTACTTGCCGTCGTCGTTGTGGTCGACACCGTGGATGACCACCACGGACTGACCGGCCGCGATGGCCTTCGCGACGGCCGGGGAGACCGTGATGCTTCCGCGCTCGTAGGAGATCTTGCCGCCCGGAGCCGTGTCGAACCGGTCCACCGCCAGGCCGCTCTTGGGCGAGGTGTCGCCCGTCTTGGTCAACGACACCACGATCGGCCCGTACGCCGGGCCGCCCTCGGTGGTGTTCAGCGTGCCGTTGCCGTCCTTGTCGTCGCTGGCCACGGGGCACTCGTGCCGCGCGTCGGCCCCGAAGTGGATGTGGGCCGCGTGCGGGCTGTCCGCCAGCAGGCCGGAGGCCGCCATCGTGACGTCGATGGTGGTGCCGTGGACCTGCACCATCGCGGTGCCACCGCCCTTGACGCCGTTCAGTGCCACCGGGCGCAACGTGGCCATCGTGCTGCCGCCATCCGCGGCCTGGGCCGCGGCCACACCGATCACCGGCAACAACGCTGCCGCGCCAAGCGCCGCCCCGGCCACTCGAGCTCTGGTTCGCATTCGCTTCTCCTCGCGTCGTAGGCCGGCGGTACTGCCCGAAGAGGCAGCGCAGGGATCGGCCTGATGCGTCTCGTTCGGAGCCGACCAACACTCGGATTGGCGCAGATGTCAGCGGGGGGCGGCGCGGCGTTGCTGCGACGACTGCCCTGCGTCGGTCGTCAGTCGAACCAGGGGTCGAGACCGTGCACCGGGAAGACCTTCGAGCGCGTCGCCATGATCGCCCGGTCGACCGCGTCCTCGGGGTCGTAGCCGACCTCCCACGAGCGCCACCACGGGTCGCGCCCGTCACCCATGTGCGCCGGGCCGGGGCGGCCCAGCAGCGTGAGCACGTGATCGAGCCAGTCCTGCGGCACCGGCGTCGAGGTCGGGATCGGCAGGTGGGCCGCGATCGCCACGAGGTGGCTCCACGACCGCGGCACGACGTCGACGATCTCGTAGCCGCCCCCGCCGAGCGCCAGCCAACGGCCGTCGCACACCTCGTGCGCCAGGTCGTGCATGGAGCGCTGCACGGCGCGGTGGGCGTCCACCGACACCGCCAGGTGCGCGAGCGGGTCGAGGAAGTGGCTGTCGCAGCCGTGCTGGGTGACCAGCACGTCCGGGCTCACGTGCCGCACCAGCTGCGGGACGACGGCGTGCACGGCGCGCAACCACCCGGCGTCCGACGTGCCCGGCGGGAGCGAGACGTTCACGGCCTCACCCTCGGCGTGCGGGCCGCCCATGTCCTCCGGGAACCCGGTGCCCGGGAAGAGCACGCGGCCGCTCTCGTGCACCGAGATGGTGAGCACTCGGGGGTCGTCCCAGAAGACCCGCTCGACGCCGTCACCGTGGTGCACGTCGACGTCCACGTAGGCGACGCGCTCGGCGCCCTCGTCGAGCAGCCGCCGGATCGCGACCGCGGCGTCGTTGTAGACGCAGAACCCGCTCGCCCGGTCAGGCATCGCGTGGTGCAGCCCACCGCAGAAGTTCACGCCGTGCTCGATCTCACCGCGCCAGATCGCGGAGGCGAGGTCGGCGCTGCCCTGCACGATGCGCGCGCTGGCCTCGTGCATGCCCACGAACGCCGGGTCGTCCTCGGTGCCGAGGCCGCGCTCGAGATCTGCGGACGACGGGTCGACCGACGCCGCCTTCACCGCCGCCACGTAGGCCGCGTCGTGCACGGTCTCGAGCAGGGCGTCGTCCGCCGGCTCGGCGCCGACCACCTCGACCCGACGGGGGTCGTCGAAGAGGCCGAGCGCCCGGGCCAGCCGAGCCGTGAGGTCCAGCCGCAGCGGCGCCATGGGGTGCGACGGGCCGAAGTCGTACCGCGTGAAGCTCTCGTCCCAGATCACGCGGGCCTGCGTCGCCATGGCCCGACGCTACCCCGGCCCCCAGCCGCGGCGCGCCCGACGGTGCTCATCGCCCCCTCACCGGGCACCATGGGTCCGACCGCACGAGCCGCGCTCGCAGTCTCGCGAGCACCACCGAGAGGACGCCGCCATGACGGCCAGCGACCCGGTCGCCGCGTCGTCCGCGCTGTCCGCCTCGCCGGGAGAGCCGCGCACCAGTCTCGTCGGCTGGATGCGCGAGCGGCTCGACGGAGCGGCCCGCCGCTCGCCGGCTCGCCTGGCCCTCGCCGTCTTCGCGCTCGTCATCGCCGCCGTCACCGGGTTGCTGTCACTGCCGGTGGCCACGGCGAGCGGCCAGCGCGCGCCGTTCGCCGACGCGCTGTTCACCGCGGCGTCGGCCGTGTGCGTCACGGGGCTCACCACCGTCGACACCGCCACCTACTGGTCAGGCACCGGCCAGGTGATCATCATGGTGGCGATCAAGGTCGGCGGCCTCGGGATCATCACGCTGGCCTCGCTGCTCGGCCTGGCCGTCTCGCGCCGGCTCGGGCTGCGCCAGCGGATCATCGCCGCCAGCGAGACCAAGGCGCTGCGGCTCGGCGAGGTGGGCAGCCTGCTGCGGGCCATCGTGATCAGCTCGACGGCGCTCGAGGTGAGCATCGCCGTGGTGCTGCTGCCGAGCTTCCTGGCCTCCGGCGAGGGAGTCGGCAGCGCCGCCTACCACTCGCTCTTCTACGGCATCAGCGCCTTCAACAACGCCGGGTTCGTCGTGCACGACGGCGGCATCTCGGGGTGGGTCGGCAACCCGTTCGTGCTGGGCCCCCTGGCGATCGGCGTCTTCGTCGGCAGCCTCGGCTTCCCGGTGCTCCTCAGCGTCGCCAAGGGCCTGCGCCGCGTCGACGGCGTGCGCCACGGCCGGCGCCGCTGGAACCTGCACACCCGGCTGACCCTGGCGACCACGCTCATCGTGCTGGCGCTGTCGATCGTGGCGTTCGCCGCCTTCGAGTGGACCAACCCGCGCACGCTCGGCGGCATGGGGCTCGGCGACCGGCTGCTCAACGCGGTGTTCGCGGGTGTCATGCCGCGCTCAGGCGGCTTCTCGACCCTCGACGTCGGTGACATGCACCAGTCGACGTGGGCCCTGCAGGACCTGCTGATGTTCATCGGCGGCGGCAGCGCCTCGACCGCCGGCGGCATCAAGGTGACCACCCTGGCCGTGCTGGTGCTGGCGACGATCGCCGAGGCGCGCGGCGACCGCGACGTCGAGGCCTTCGGACGCCGGATCCCGCCCGCGAGCCTGCGCCTCGCGGTCACCGTGCTGCTCGCCGGGGCCACCCTGGTGGTCGTGGCCACCATGGCCCTGCTCGCGATCACCGGTGAGAGCCTCGACGTGGTGCTGTACGAGGCCGTGTCGGCGTTCGGGACGTGCGGGCTGTCGACCGGCTACACCCAGCACCTGCCAGACGCCGGCAAGTACGTCCTCACGGCACTGATGTTCGCCGGTCGCACCGGCACCATGACCCTGGCCGCCGCGCTCGCCCTGCGCGACCGGCGCCGCGTCGTCCGCCTCCCCGAAGAAAGGCCCGTCGTTGGCTAGCACCCCGCCGTCCGGACACGCCGTCCTCGTCATCGGGCTGGGCCGTTTCGGCAGCTCGATCGCCCAGTCGCTCGATCGCCTGGGACACGAGGTGCTGGCGGTCGACCACGACCCCGCGCTCGTGCAGGAGTGGTCGGGGCGCCTCACCCACGTCGTCGAGGCCGACTCGACGTCGGAGGAGGCGCTGCGCCAGATCGGCGCACCCGAGTTCCCGGTCGCCGTCGTCGGCATCGGCACGTCGATCGAGGCGAGCGTGCTCACCACCGCCACGCTCGTCGACCTCGGCATCAAGCAGATCTGGACCAAGGCGATCACCGCGGCACACGGCAAGATCCTCGAACGCATCGGCGCCACCAAGGTGGTCTACCCCGAGCGCGACGCGGGCGCCCGGGTGGCGCACCTGGTGGCGGGCAAGCTGATGGACTTCATCGAGTTCGACGACGGCTTCGCGATCGTCAAGATGGCGCCCCCGCGCGAGACGCGCGGGTTCACGCTGGCCGAGTCGCAGATCCGCGCCAAGTACGGCGTCACGGTCGTCGGCGTGAAGTCGCCCGGGCGCGACTTCACCTACGCCGTACCGAGCACCAAGATCAGCCAGCACGACCTGCTCATCGTGAGCGGGCAGACCGAGCTCATCGAGCGCTTCGCCGCCCGCCCCTGAGCTCTCCCGTGGTTGTGGCGCGGTGGCACCCCGCGGCCAACCTATGGCAGCTGGGCGCCCCAGTGGCCATCGGGGAATGCAGTGAAGCGCCCCACCGGGACACCGACGCGAGAGCTCAGAGCTGGGTGGTGGGCACCCAGCCGGGGTCGTCGCCCACGGGGAGCACCATCGCCAGCTCCTCGGTGCGCGCGTCGTTGGTCATCGGACGCCGCTCGTCGGCCGGCCGGAACCCGGCGCTGCTGAAGAACGCCACGGCGCGCCCGTTGTCGGTCGACACCCACAGCTTGAGGGCCCGCCGGCCGGCGTCCTTGGCGTGCTGCGCCGCCGCCTGCGTCAGCTGCCAGGCGACGCCGCGCCCGCGGTAGTCGGCCCGCACCCACAGCCCGAAGAGCTCGCCGACGTCCGGCTCGCTCGCCTGCCCCACCGACACGGTGGCCACCGGTTCGTCGTCGACCAGCGCGACGAGGCGCGCCGAGCGCTCGATCCGCAGCCGCCAGAACGCCTCGTCGTAGTCCTTCTCCTCCGAGTAGGAGGAGGCGAAGGCCTCCGGGACGTCGCGCAGGGCGGCCAGGCGCACCTGCTGGTACGTCTGCCAGTCGTCGCCACCGAGGACGCGCACGCTGAGCTCACTCATGGCGCACAGCCTCCCAGACGCGAGGCTCACCTGGACATTGCGGACAGGTGAAGATCCCGGCACCGGAGACCCACACCGCTCACCCCTGGCCGGACGCCAGCTCGCGGCTGCGGTCGCGCGCCGCCTCCATCGCCGTCAGGAACGCCGCGCGCACCTTGTGGTCGTCGAGCTGCCGCAACGCCGCCATCGTCGTCCCGGCGGGGCTCGAGACCTGCTCGCGCAGCACCGTGGGGTGCTCGCCGGTCTCGCGCAACATGGTCGCGGCGCCGAACAGGGTCTGCACGACGAGCTCGGTGGACGTCGCCCGCGGCAGCCCCAGCAGCACGCCGGCCTCGATCATCGCCTCGACCACGTAGAAGATGTACGCCGGCCCCGACCCGCTGATCGCGGTGACGGCGTCCTGGTACTGCTCTGGCACCCGGATCACGCGCCCGCACGAGCGCATGAGCTCTTCGGCCTCGGCGAGGTGCGCGTCGTCGCAGTGCTCGCCGGGACTGATCGCCGCCATGCCCTCGTCGACGAGCGCCGGGGTGTTGGGCATGACCCGCACCACCGGGGTGCCGGCCGGCAACCCGGCCTCGAGCGTCGCGGTGGTGGTGCCTGCCGCGAGCGACACCACGAGGGTGCCGGGCCGCAGCGCCTCGCGGACGTCAGCGAGCGCGCTCGCCATGTCCTGCGGCTTGACGACGAGGACGACGGTGCTCGCCTCGCCTGCTGCGGCCGCGTTGTCGACCACCCGGACGCCATACCGCTCGGTGAGCTCGGCGACGCGCTCCGGACGACGCTCGCTCACGACCAGCGAGTCGACCGGACGGCCGGCGCGCAGCAAGCCCGACAGCAGGGTCTCGCCCATCACCCCGGCCCCGAGGATGGCCACCGGCCCCTCGGCGCGAGGGGACGTCGTCGGTTCAGGCGCGTCGGTCACGGTCAGCTCCGGGTGGCGAGTGAGCGCAGGAAGAACGTCACGTTGGCCGGGCGCTCGGCGAGGCGGCGCATGAAGTAGCCGTACCAGTCGGCGCCGTACGGCAGGTACACGCGCATGAGGTGGCCCTGGTCGGCGAGGCGCTGCTGCTCGTCGGGTCGGATGCCGTAGAGCATCTGGTACTCGTACGTCGTCTCGGCTCGGCCGGCGCGGGCCGCGAGCGCTCCGGCGATGTCGATGAGGCGCGGGTCGTGGGTGGCGAGCATGGGGTAGCCGTCGCCGTCCATCAGCACCTTCATGCAGCGCACGTACGACCGGTCGACCTCGCTCTTGTCGGCGAACGCCACCGACGCGGGCTCGTTGTAGGCGCCCTTGCACAGCCGCACCCGCGAGCCGGCGGTGGCGAGGTCACGGCAGTCGGCCTCGGTGCGGTGCAGGTAGGCCTGGAGCACCGCACCGACCCACGGGTAGTCGCGGCGCAGCTCGCGCAGCACCGACAGCGTGGAGTCGGTGGTGGTGTGGTCCTCCATGTCGAGGGTGACGGTGGTGCCGGCCTGCTGGGCGGCCGAGCAGATGTCCCACGCGTGCTCGAGCGCGATCTTCTCGCCGTCGCCCTCGAGGGCCTGCCCGACGGCGGAGAGCTTCACCGACACCTCGACCCGGCCGCCCTCAGTGAGGCCGGCCTCCGACATCTGCGTGAGCAGCGTGAGGTAGGCGTCGCGGGTGGCGCGCGCCTGCGCGAGGTCGAACGTGTCCTCGCCGAGGTGGTCGACGGTGACGAGCCGATGCGACGCCGTGAGCTCGGCTGCCGCGCGCACCGCGTCGCCGACGTCGGCGCCCGGCACGAACCGGTGCACCACGTTGCGCGTCACCGGCGCTCGTTCGACCACGTCGCGGACCCGCGAGCTTCTCGACATCTGGAGCAGGGCATCCCGGAGCATGGCGTCAGGCTACGGCAGGGCGGCACTGCGATGTCACGCGGTACGGCGGCGCAACGTGGCAGCGCCGAGCGTCACGGTGGCCGCTGCGAACACCATCACGACGAGCAGGTCGCCGAGCAGGCCCGACGTCACGTCCGGCTGCGCCGTCACCTTGCTCATGGCATCGACGGCGTACGACAGCGGCAGGATGTCGGACACGCTGTGCAGCAACGAGTTCAGCTGCGTTCGTGGCACCAGCAGGCCGCACAGCAGGAACTGCGGGAGCACGACCGCCGGCATGAACTGCACCGCCTGGAACTCGGTGGTCGCGAAGGCGCTGAGCAGCAGGCCCGTCGTGCAGCCGAGCACGGCGTCGGCGACGGCGACGACCAGCAGCATCCACACCGGGCCGGCTACGTCCAGGCCGCACACCCAGATCGCGAACGCGGTGGCCACCGCCGCCTGCACGACCGCCAGCGCCCCGAACGCCACGGCGTACCCGCCCACGAGGTCGAGCTTGCCCAGCGGCATGGCCAGCAACCGCTCGAGCGTGCCCGACCGCCTCTCGCGCAACGTGGTCACGCTCGTGACGAGGAACATCACCACGAAGGGGAAGACGCCGAGCAGCGGCGCCCCGAGGCGGTCGAACACCGGTGTGCCGTCGAACACCCAGGCCAGCAACCCGATGAGGACGCA containing:
- a CDS encoding acetoin utilization protein AcuC — encoded protein: MATQARVIWDESFTRYDFGPSHPMAPLRLDLTARLARALGLFDDPRRVEVVGAEPADDALLETVHDAAYVAAVKAASVDPSSADLERGLGTEDDPAFVGMHEASARIVQGSADLASAIWRGEIEHGVNFCGGLHHAMPDRASGFCVYNDAAVAIRRLLDEGAERVAYVDVDVHHGDGVERVFWDDPRVLTISVHESGRVLFPGTGFPEDMGGPHAEGEAVNVSLPPGTSDAGWLRAVHAVVPQLVRHVSPDVLVTQHGCDSHFLDPLAHLAVSVDAHRAVQRSMHDLAHEVCDGRWLALGGGGYEIVDVVPRSWSHLVAIAAHLPIPTSTPVPQDWLDHVLTLLGRPGPAHMGDGRDPWWRSWEVGYDPEDAVDRAIMATRSKVFPVHGLDPWFD
- a CDS encoding TrkH family potassium uptake protein, with the translated sequence MRERLDGAARRSPARLALAVFALVIAAVTGLLSLPVATASGQRAPFADALFTAASAVCVTGLTTVDTATYWSGTGQVIIMVAIKVGGLGIITLASLLGLAVSRRLGLRQRIIAASETKALRLGEVGSLLRAIVISSTALEVSIAVVLLPSFLASGEGVGSAAYHSLFYGISAFNNAGFVVHDGGISGWVGNPFVLGPLAIGVFVGSLGFPVLLSVAKGLRRVDGVRHGRRRWNLHTRLTLATTLIVLALSIVAFAAFEWTNPRTLGGMGLGDRLLNAVFAGVMPRSGGFSTLDVGDMHQSTWALQDLLMFIGGGSASTAGGIKVTTLAVLVLATIAEARGDRDVEAFGRRIPPASLRLAVTVLLAGATLVVVATMALLAITGESLDVVLYEAVSAFGTCGLSTGYTQHLPDAGKYVLTALMFAGRTGTMTLAAALALRDRRRVVRLPEERPVVG
- a CDS encoding TrkA family potassium uptake protein: MASTPPSGHAVLVIGLGRFGSSIAQSLDRLGHEVLAVDHDPALVQEWSGRLTHVVEADSTSEEALRQIGAPEFPVAVVGIGTSIEASVLTTATLVDLGIKQIWTKAITAAHGKILERIGATKVVYPERDAGARVAHLVAGKLMDFIEFDDGFAIVKMAPPRETRGFTLAESQIRAKYGVTVVGVKSPGRDFTYAVPSTKISQHDLLIVSGQTELIERFAARP
- a CDS encoding GNAT family N-acetyltransferase; this translates as MSELSVRVLGGDDWQTYQQVRLAALRDVPEAFASSYSEEKDYDEAFWRLRIERSARLVALVDDEPVATVSVGQASEPDVGELFGLWVRADYRGRGVAWQLTQAAAQHAKDAGRRALKLWVSTDNGRAVAFFSSAGFRPADERRPMTNDARTEELAMVLPVGDDPGWVPTTQL
- the proC gene encoding pyrroline-5-carboxylate reductase; this encodes MTDAPEPTTSPRAEGPVAILGAGVMGETLLSGLLRAGRPVDSLVVSERRPERVAELTERYGVRVVDNAAAAGEASTVVLVVKPQDMASALADVREALRPGTLVVSLAAGTTTATLEAGLPAGTPVVRVMPNTPALVDEGMAAISPGEHCDDAHLAEAEELMRSCGRVIRVPEQYQDAVTAISGSGPAYIFYVVEAMIEAGVLLGLPRATSTELVVQTLFGAATMLRETGEHPTVLREQVSSPAGTTMAALRQLDDHKVRAAFLTAMEAARDRSRELASGQG
- a CDS encoding proline dehydrogenase family protein, giving the protein MLRDALLQMSRSSRVRDVVERAPVTRNVVHRFVPGADVGDAVRAAAELTASHRLVTVDHLGEDTFDLAQARATRDAYLTLLTQMSEAGLTEGGRVEVSVKLSAVGQALEGDGEKIALEHAWDICSAAQQAGTTVTLDMEDHTTTDSTLSVLRELRRDYPWVGAVLQAYLHRTEADCRDLATAGSRVRLCKGAYNEPASVAFADKSEVDRSYVRCMKVLMDGDGYPMLATHDPRLIDIAGALAARAGRAETTYEYQMLYGIRPDEQQRLADQGHLMRVYLPYGADWYGYFMRRLAERPANVTFFLRSLATRS
- a CDS encoding ABC transporter permease, whose amino-acid sequence is MSARLTAATAARVLRQLRHDHRTLAMLLVVPCVLIGLLAWVFDGTPVFDRLGAPLLGVFPFVVMFLVTSVTTLRERRSGTLERLLAMPLGKLDLVGGYAVAFGALAVVQAAVATAFAIWVCGLDVAGPVWMLLVVAVADAVLGCTTGLLLSAFATTEFQAVQFMPAVVLPQFLLCGLLVPRTQLNSLLHSVSDILPLSYAVDAMSKVTAQPDVTSGLLGDLLVVMVFAAATVTLGAATLRRRTA